From Syntrophobacterales bacterium:
TCGCGGAGAGATCAAACTTATTCTTATCAATCACGGGCAAGCGCCGTTTGTCGTGAGGCGCGGCGACCGGGTAGCGCAGATGGTGGTGCACCGGGTTTGCCGTGTGAGCTGGGATTTGGGCCGGGAGACGTTGCCTACCGCGCGGGGCGAAAACGGTTTCGGTCATACGCATACGTAGTTGGTTAATTGGGGTCAGAGTGACATTAATTGGAAATTAATATCACTCTGACCCCAATTAACCAACAAAAATGCTTGCAGAAATAATTTTTTTTTGTAATATCTACGCCGCAGCTTCTCTATAACAAAGATTTTTTCATAACTCGGGATGCGAAGTAATGAAAATCGGCAGGTACCTGTTAATCTCTGCGTTATTGATGGGGCTCCCTATCACGTTCGGCGACAGGGGACTGCTCGACAATTTCCGTAAAAACCAGCAACTTCTGGAAATAAAGAAGAGCAACCACCAGTTGACCATTGAAAATATCGCCCTCAAAAGAAATATAATGCTGTTAAGAGACGATTTGTCTTACATCGAGATGACCGCAAGAAGCGAGCTGGGAATGGTCAAGAAGGGCGATCTGGTTTACCGCAAGGAGAAATAAGGCGCATTTAAGACGGTGAGAGTATGTTGGATATCAATAGTTTGTTTTCGGGGGGCAATCTGCTTGCAGGTCTGGATATTGGTTCCAGTTGCATCAAGCTTGCGGAGCTGACCGAAACCTCGAAGGAAAAGGTCTTAAGCCGATTCACAATGATGCCCCTGGCCAACGGGGTGATAGTCGAGGGGGCGGTTGCGGAGGCGGGGGCATTGGCAGCCGTAATCAAGGAGCTTTACAAAAAATCAGGCTGCAAGAGAAAAAAGGTTGTATTGTCCATTTCCGGGAACTCCGTCATAGTCAAGAAGGTGAGCTTTGCGCAGATGGAAGAGAGCGAGCTGGGCGCCCTCATCCACGATGAAGCGGATAAATATCTGCCCTTTGACGATATGTCCCTCGTCGATTACGATTTCCAGATAACAGGGGAAAATCCTTATAATTCAAGCCAGATGGATGTTCTCATCGTCGCCGCCAAAAAAGAACTCGTCGAGGGTTACACGGATGCTGTGGCGGCAGCCGGATTGACCCCGGTCATCATGGATGTGGATTCCTTTGCCGTAGAAACAATGTACGGGGAGAACTACGATTTCGAGGAAAACGACCTCGCTGTCCTGGTAAATATCGGCGCAAGCATTACCAACCTGAATGTTGTGAAGGGGGGAATGTCCATTTTTACGCGCGATTTTAACATGGGCGGCAACTCCATAACGGAGGCGTTGGCTGCGAGTTTGGGTATTAGCCTTGAAGAGGCGGAAAAGGCGAAAATTGAGGGGCGCGGGGATGATCCGCCTTCGCGCGAGCTTTTCCGGGCGGGACTGATCTCTTATGCCGACGCGATTTGTTCCGAAATCGAGCGGTCAATTGATTATTTCCATTCCACCTTTGGACAGGAGAATATCGGCAGGGTGCTGCTGTCCGGCGGCGGCGCGCTTACGCCCGGTATTGCCGGGGAGATGGAGCGGCGCCTGGGGATAGAAACGGCGCTTGTGGATCCTTTCAAAAAAATCAAGCTTGATAAAAAGGTCTTGGAAGCAGGCCCGGCGGAGCTGCTCGGGCCCCTTGCTGCGGTCAGTATCGGGCTGGCGCTGCGAAAAATAGGCGACAAATGATAAAAATCAATCTTATCCCCTATCGAGAGAAGAAAAAAAAGGATAATCTGCAACGTCAGATAGTGATTATTGCCGGATCAGTAATAATTTTTCTGCTGGCCCTTGTCGCTGTGCACCTATATCTGCAGGCCGATCTGAAAAAACTGGAGAGCAAGGTTGCCGCGGCGGAGGCCAGACTCCTGATCCTGAACAAGCAGGTAGGCGACGTAGAGAAGTTCAAGAAAAAAAAGCATGATCTGGAACAAAAGCTTGCTGTAATCAACACGCTGGAAGCCAACCGCTCTTTTCCGGTGCGCCTGTTGGACGGGCTGAATCTGCTCGTGCCGTCCAGGGAGCTCTGGCTGGAGAAGGTAACGCAAAAAGGTCAGGAAGTCCGTATAGAAGGAATGGCGCGGGACAATGGCACGGTGGCCCGTTTCATGAAGAGTCTGGAAAAGGCGGTTTTCATCAGCCGGGTTGATTTGGTGGTTGCGCGGGAAAAAGAGGTGGCCGGCGTAAAGCTGCAGCAATTCGTGATCACCTGCGTTGTCAACAGCAAGGGGGAATGAAGGTGGATTTCAATCTGGATGACCTGAAAAAACTCTCTCCCGTGGTGAAGGGGCTGATCGTTTTTGTCTTCTGCCTGCTAATAGGGTACTTTTACTATATGTTTTTCTTGCAGGGCATCATTGCCGGCCAGATTTCGCTAAGGGAAAAGCTTACCGAAATGGAGGGTCAGATAGCGACCAAGGAAAAGGCGGCGGCGCAAATCGGTAAATATAAAAAAGAGGTCGAACAGCTCAATGCGGCCTTCAGTACGGCGCTGCTAAAGCTCCCCAACCAGCGGGAAATTGCCGGTTTGCTGGCCTCGGTGGTTCTTTCCGGCAATGAAGCCGGGGTAAATTTCCTCTTGTTCGAGCCGAAGTCCCCGGCGCCGCTTCCCCCCGCGGCCAAGGCGGCGCCCCCGGCAAAGCCGCCTCAGAAAGGCGCGCCTGCCCAGCCGGTGGAGCCTCCGAAATTTTATGATGAGATTCCCATATCGGTTAAACTATCCGGCACTTTTCACAATACCGTCGCCTTTTTTGCCAAGGCGGCGCAACTTTCCCGGATTGTGAATGTCGAGGATATAGCAATCGCGGAGGCAAAACCGGCAAATGGCAGGACGATGACCGTGACAACCTCCTGTACGATGAAAACTTATATGTTTGTGGACAGAGACAAAAAATGAGACTGAAAACTTCAGGTTTTGCCATAGCCGTGGGCGCGGCGATTTTGCTCCTTGTCGGCGTCTTGTCGGGGGGGGCTGCGGATTCGAAAAAACCGGGCGACAAAGGCCAGGCAGCGGCTGCCGAAAAAACGAAGGCGAATGCCGTAACCGGGGGAGCGTCCTTGTACCAGTACAATGCCCGCGGGAAGGCGGATCCGTTCAAGCCTTTCATGGAAACGGACATGGCCGTAATCAACAAGAAGGCCGAAGAACTCAAGAAAAAGGCGGTGGCGGTAAGCAATAAGGCGCTTTCCCCGCTGCAAAAGGCTGATATTGATAAGTTCCTGCTGGTCGGGATCGCCGGCGATCAAGGCAAGAGGATGGCGATTGTGGAGGATAAAGCCGCCAAAAGGCATTACCCGCTTTTTATTGGCACGCACATCGGTAAAAATGACGGCAGGGTTGGCGCAATTCTGGACGACAGGGTGATCGTTGAGGAGATTGTCCGGGGAGATCAGAAAAAAACAAAGAAACAACAGGTAAATCGTATCGAGATGTTTCTGCACAAGGATCGGTGAAAAATAGAGCAGAACTCGGGGGAGAGAATATGAAGCGGGCAAGAAAATGGGGCAAGGGCATTTTTCTCACAGCTATCGTGCAGTCTTTGTTTTTGGCGCAGGCATGGGGCGCAGGCGACGCGATAAAGACAGCTCCTCCAAAAACAGCGGAGGCCGGTTACCTGGAAAATATTTCCTTTGAAAAACTGCCGGGCAAGGAACGGGTAAAGTTTTCCCTTTCCCGCCATGCCGTTGTTATTGTTGAGCAGGCGGATGTTGATGCTAAAGGGCAAGTCGGCAGCGCCATTGCCGTTCGCATGGACAATACCTTCGTCCCGGAGGGGCTGCGGCGTTCCCTCGGTGAGACGGTGCTGACCAATGTAATTCGGGTAACCCCTGTTCAGAAATCCGATAAAGTGAGTCTTTGGGCAATTGCCACAATCGAAATGAAGCAAAAAGCGCCCTTCAGCATCCGCGAGGAAGGGAATAATGTCATTGTTGATTTTAACGTGGCGTCGCTTCCGGATGTAACGAGAACCGCTGCGTTTCCTGCAAACTATAATCAGGAAAAAACGGGCAGCCTGGACGGGCAGGCTTACCGGCGCGGCAGCGTCGGCCCGGAAGGTGCGAAAAAAGAGGCCCCCAGAGCCGTCAACGCCTCCCGGATCGTGCTCGACGTCCAGGAAGCGGACATCAAAGCCGTCTTTCGCCTGCTTGCCGAGCAGGGCAATGTCAACATTGTCTCCGGCGATGATGTGAAAGGAACGATAACCGTGAGTCTGAAGGATGTGACCTGGGACCAGGCTCTCGACACCATCCTGGAAATCAAGGGGCTTTCCCGGAAAACTGCGGGCAATATCGTCACGGTGATGACGACGGGCAAGATCGAGACGGAGCCTTTTGTAACCAGGGTGGTCAATGTTGATTATACCGATGCCAAGAAGCTGACGGCGAACCTGCTGGATTTGCTTCCCCGAGACAAGGACGGCAAGGCCAAAGGCTCCGTTAAGGTTGATGAACACAGCAATGCCTTGATCATTCAGGCAACGCGCCAGGATCTGACGAGGCTGCTGCCGATTATCGAAAAAATAGACAAGCCCACCCCGCAGATCCTGATCAAGGCCAATATAGTGGAAACAACCAAGGATACCGCCCGCAATCTCGGCATCCAGTGGGGCGGCATGTACGGGCACAAGGTGGGAAGTCAGGGTTTGTACATCACGCCCGGGGGCGTAGGGGGCTCCGCGGTTGCCCCCGGCTCGGCCTTTTCGGGCGATTATGCGCCGACCGCCGGCGCTCCGGGAATATCCGGCCAGGGGTTCGGGGTCAATTTCCCGGCGGCCATGACGGCAACAGCCTCGGGGTCTTTGGGGCTGCTCTTCGGCACCATCGGGGAAAATATTCTTGAGATCCAATTAAATGCCCTGCAGAAGGACGGCAAGCTGAATATCCTTTCCAGCCCGTCGATTACCACGATGGACAATCAGAAGGCCTTTACCGAAAACGGTGAGAAGGTTCCTTATGTGACAACCGAAAACAGCGGTGGAACCACTACCAAAGCGGTAAAATTTGAAAACGCGGTCCTCCGTCTGGAGATAACCCCGCACGTCATTGACGGCAAAAATTTAACGATGAAAATTCTGGTGCAGAAAGACGAGGTTGATCCCAGTCGCTCGGTGGACGGCAATCCTTACATAATAAAGAAACAGACGGAAACGAGTCTCATTGTGCAGGATGGGGAGACGATCGTCATTTCCGGCCTGACGAAACAAAAAAATCTGGAAAATGTGAACGGGATTCCCTGGTTAAAAGATGTGCCCGTCTTGGGATGGCTTTTCAAGGGAGAAGGAAAAAGTGAATCCATGGAAGAAGTGCTGATTTTCATTACCCCCAATATCCTGAATCCGGCGGTGGCATCCGGCATCCAGGGGGTATTTTAGAAGGCAAGTCCCTTAGCGTGCGATTA
This genomic window contains:
- a CDS encoding septum formation initiator family protein, whose protein sequence is MKIGRYLLISALLMGLPITFGDRGLLDNFRKNQQLLEIKKSNHQLTIENIALKRNIMLLRDDLSYIEMTARSELGMVKKGDLVYRKEK
- a CDS encoding pilus assembly protein PilM, with protein sequence MLDINSLFSGGNLLAGLDIGSSCIKLAELTETSKEKVLSRFTMMPLANGVIVEGAVAEAGALAAVIKELYKKSGCKRKKVVLSISGNSVIVKKVSFAQMEESELGALIHDEADKYLPFDDMSLVDYDFQITGENPYNSSQMDVLIVAAKKELVEGYTDAVAAAGLTPVIMDVDSFAVETMYGENYDFEENDLAVLVNIGASITNLNVVKGGMSIFTRDFNMGGNSITEALAASLGISLEEAEKAKIEGRGDDPPSRELFRAGLISYADAICSEIERSIDYFHSTFGQENIGRVLLSGGGALTPGIAGEMERRLGIETALVDPFKKIKLDKKVLEAGPAELLGPLAAVSIGLALRKIGDK
- a CDS encoding PilN domain-containing protein; translation: MIKINLIPYREKKKKDNLQRQIVIIAGSVIIFLLALVAVHLYLQADLKKLESKVAAAEARLLILNKQVGDVEKFKKKKHDLEQKLAVINTLEANRSFPVRLLDGLNLLVPSRELWLEKVTQKGQEVRIEGMARDNGTVARFMKSLEKAVFISRVDLVVAREKEVAGVKLQQFVITCVVNSKGE
- a CDS encoding type 4a pilus biogenesis protein PilO; translated protein: MDFNLDDLKKLSPVVKGLIVFVFCLLIGYFYYMFFLQGIIAGQISLREKLTEMEGQIATKEKAAAQIGKYKKEVEQLNAAFSTALLKLPNQREIAGLLASVVLSGNEAGVNFLLFEPKSPAPLPPAAKAAPPAKPPQKGAPAQPVEPPKFYDEIPISVKLSGTFHNTVAFFAKAAQLSRIVNVEDIAIAEAKPANGRTMTVTTSCTMKTYMFVDRDKK
- a CDS encoding pilus assembly protein PilP, with translation MRLKTSGFAIAVGAAILLLVGVLSGGAADSKKPGDKGQAAAAEKTKANAVTGGASLYQYNARGKADPFKPFMETDMAVINKKAEELKKKAVAVSNKALSPLQKADIDKFLLVGIAGDQGKRMAIVEDKAAKRHYPLFIGTHIGKNDGRVGAILDDRVIVEEIVRGDQKKTKKQQVNRIEMFLHKDR
- the pilQ gene encoding type IV pilus secretin PilQ, producing the protein MKRARKWGKGIFLTAIVQSLFLAQAWGAGDAIKTAPPKTAEAGYLENISFEKLPGKERVKFSLSRHAVVIVEQADVDAKGQVGSAIAVRMDNTFVPEGLRRSLGETVLTNVIRVTPVQKSDKVSLWAIATIEMKQKAPFSIREEGNNVIVDFNVASLPDVTRTAAFPANYNQEKTGSLDGQAYRRGSVGPEGAKKEAPRAVNASRIVLDVQEADIKAVFRLLAEQGNVNIVSGDDVKGTITVSLKDVTWDQALDTILEIKGLSRKTAGNIVTVMTTGKIETEPFVTRVVNVDYTDAKKLTANLLDLLPRDKDGKAKGSVKVDEHSNALIIQATRQDLTRLLPIIEKIDKPTPQILIKANIVETTKDTARNLGIQWGGMYGHKVGSQGLYITPGGVGGSAVAPGSAFSGDYAPTAGAPGISGQGFGVNFPAAMTATASGSLGLLFGTIGENILEIQLNALQKDGKLNILSSPSITTMDNQKAFTENGEKVPYVTTENSGGTTTKAVKFENAVLRLEITPHVIDGKNLTMKILVQKDEVDPSRSVDGNPYIIKKQTETSLIVQDGETIVISGLTKQKNLENVNGIPWLKDVPVLGWLFKGEGKSESMEEVLIFITPNILNPAVASGIQGVF